In Kwoniella bestiolae CBS 10118 chromosome 7, complete sequence, the sequence AGCAAACAGACGAATTACCTCTTACTGATCCACCCACAATCCCTCAAACTTCATTtgtatcatcattctctGAGATACCCCAAGGGCACTACTATCTTTTGcagatcttccttctctctctctatccGTTCCTCATTACCTATCTAGATATAATCGCTATGTTTTCTACTAATCACATCATCCATATAACTTTCATCGCTCTCCTAATCATCACGATACCGGCTCAAGCAGCAGTGCATCTGAAAATGACCAAACACGCACCGTCAAATCCAGACCTACCAGTAGTAAAAGCGTTAAGGATTCTGAAGAGGCAAGAAGAACGAGCGATCAATCTGAAGATGACACCTCATACGGCCTCGCACCACTTGGAGAAGAAACAGGTCGAGCCGACTTCATCGAGCGCAAACAATCCATATGCTTTTCCATCTCAGCAGATCTCATCGCAAGAGACGACCTCAACTTATCAATCGGTATCACCATCCAGTGCAGAAATGACACAGACTCAGGGCTCATGGTCGACTACCACATCTTGGACGAGCTCTTGGTCAGGTTCCAATTCAGGATACCCAAGTGCCACAGCGGTTGCCAACAACGTTGATGATTCCAGTACGACCGATAGTGCACAAAACAACACCAATGCAGCTGGTAGCTCGAATGACTCAGGGCCTAGTGGCACTGTCAGCGCGGACAACCCGATCACGACCATGGTGGCGGAAGATCCCTCTCAGATGGGTACGATCTATACTATCGATGTATCCGTCGATGGAGTGCAGCTTCCCGTCCATGTGAGTGAGGTCTGACATCCTCTACGAAAAGAGTCGAGCTTACATCGAAGGGCACGCAGATCGATACGGGGTCGTCACAGTTCTGGGCTGCTCACAGCTCATGCGAAGAGTGTAAACAAAATGGAATGACGACCATCGATACTGCTCTACCTCCTGATTGTGGTCAGGGCGATAACACAATTACTATCACCTACGGTATGTCCCACTGTTACGCACGCTGACTGAGTTCGAAGTCTAATGTTCAATGTTCGTAGCCATGGGGTGGGTGAAGGGGTGTCACGTCAATACCTCGATCACTTTGGGTGAAGATACCCTGCAGAATTACCCAGTCCTGGCAGTCATAGAAGCAGGTGGCGGGACGGAGAAACTCGGTGACTATTATAGGTGCGTCATGCGTACCACTAGAATACACTGAAAGATTCAAATTGACGAGAGAAATTTAGCGGATTGATTGGTCTTGCAAGTGATGTAAGTGTCACGAAATATATCTGGACGCAAATTAGTGATTTACGAGCTGGATGTATTTCAGGGTTCGAGTCAAGACAGTATCCCCACGGTGGTGTCAGCTTTGTATCGACAGGGCTCGATCCAACAGCCTATCGTAGGGTTCTACTTACCGAGGGCAGGGGAGAATCAGGAGAGTGAGTGTTCTTTTGCGAACATGTATCGTGAAGGGTAAAAGCTGAAAGTACGAGTTTTGCGTATCAAAGGTGAAATTACTTTCGGAGATCCTTCCACAAGGTAAGATCTCGCTTTTATAACTTATATGTGAGTACAGGATACTAATTTACTTTTCAACAGCGAACACGCCGACGAATCGAAAGTGGCGTACCTAGCAAGGCAGGGAGGAGCAAATGGCCTTTACATCGTCAGGATGGATTCATTCGTCATAGGCTCTGAGACCGTTTCGCTTGGTGCGGACTGTTATTTGGATACTGGGTGAGTACGGTGCATTGCGTGGACAACCTTATCTGTTAATGCTGTATGGGAGAATAGATCGTCTGGAATAGCAGTGCCTCAGAGCGTGAGTATCCTATCTCGTCGACCTGATTCCTATTTCGGCTACTAATTGTTGACTACCGTACATGTAAATTAGGCTTTGGAGCAAGTATATCAGACAGCTTACGGTATAAGTTCAACCAACTCTACTGAAAAAGCTCCATGCCAAGCGCCAAATTCAAATACGGGTGTGTGGATCACTTTCGCTGGTACACCTTTTGAGATTCCGTATCAGGACTTGATATATGATAATGGCAACAAAACTTGCAGTCCTCTGATCGCAAGTTATTCAGGCTGTGAGTGGTCCTGAACCGAGAAATGCAATCAATGGGAATGAGCTACTGCTGATCGACTCAATTGCGTACAGCTGTCAGCGATATCTGGTTATTCGGTGATGCTTTCCTGCACAACGTGAGTTGGTACTTCTGACTGAGAGTCTCAACACGATCTGGCTTACTGAAGCTGTCACAGGTATATCATTCGGTCAACGTTGAAACAGGAGAAGTTGAATTATTTGGACTCAAGAATCCTTAGAACGTAGAGCCCAGTGTATTTGCTTAGACTTACATATACAGTTCTCATATATCCAAAGGAACAATCGCTATAATATCCGGAGATATAGATTTATGTTGTAGAATGTATGGTATGAAAGCCCAAAACTGTATCCCAAAGAACGGATTCAATAGTAAAACACAACACGGTTATCCAACATTATACGAATTCACTCTCCCGCCACTACTTTCCCACCAGCTCCCACCCTGCGTCTGATCCATCTTCGGCGGCCGAGCTACATCCCAACGTGGACCTTTCGGCGCGGTGGGAAGTGCTTGCAGAtcaccctccctcaaccAAGCTATACCGTGTGTCTTCATAGCTGGACCTTCCCTGTTCCACGGGACGGTTCTGGTCGGTTTTGCGAATCCCGGTGGCACATATTCCTTTTTGATGGGCGATACGGGTGAAAgcggggaggagggtgatgattgCGCCTCGGCGTGTGAGCTGACACCCGCAGAATTGACGTGTCGATCTGACCTGCCGGGACCGGGCGCAGCAGGATGAGCTTCGTAGGGATCGTATTCCTCGTTGTCCATTGGTGAGATATATCCAACAGGTTTCTGCGCTGACAAGCCCGCCACACTGGATGTTCGCGATCTGGGAGCAGAGGGTGACGATCTGTTTGATCCTCCGAAGTTACTTGCTGAGGCGGGGAATGGCAGAGCAGGCGAGCTGAGGGGTGACGAGGAGATGTGGCGGGAGGATGGTGCTGTGAAGTCTAGTGCGGATCCTGCGGAAGGTATGCGGTATGGcgaagaggtagagggtGAGGGTACGAGGGGAACACCGTTTGGCGTCGAGAGATGTCTGATCCGCTCAGTGTGTTTGTGAGACTTGTGATGCGATGTCTCGCTTGAGAGTGAGGACGAGCTGGATGCctcggaagaagagtggCGTCTGTTCCTGGAAGAATGAGACGCGGGCATAGCAGTGTCTTTGCTGCTTGGAGCGGCGGGCGAGTTCGGTGCCGAATGAGGATCAGGGGTATGACAATCTCTTCCTGCCAGACTGAGCCGGGCGAGTCGGTTATTCAATTGAGCAGACCGGTACAGATCTTCTTCATGGTTTTTTCGAGGTTTGGGGGCGTGCAAAGGACTATGTGTATGTCTCCTAGCTAAAGCGGGTCGAGCGGTTGCGTGATGCTCGTTTGGCGAAGGTGGTAACAACTCGGTCACTCTCCTATAAGGCGAAGGCTGGACCAAATCTTGGCCGCTGATCTTCCGGTAAGGCGAGGCGATTGGAACGGACATTTCCGTTGGTGCATGTGTTTGGTGTTTGTGGAGATGATCTGTCTCACGAGGAGACGGTTTGGGTGAGCCTGATTGTCTTTCCCACTGGTCTCCTGGACTATGTTCGGGTGGCAAATGATTAGGAGTGATGGCTCTGACAGAGGCGCTGGGCCCGATCGATTCTTGATATACTGATTCGCCGACTGATTCCGAAGCTTCTGATCCTGTTTTCAGCCATCCAGTATGCTTCACAGGCCCAAGGCCAGTCTTTTTTTTCAATCCATGGATACTGGCTACCCCGACTAGGTCATATGGACTCAGCGTTCGTGATCTGGCGGAATGCACAGAGCCTGGACCTGGCGTAGGTCCGGTCCAAGGGGATTTAGGAAATTGCAGAGGACTGGgtccacccatcccacctaAGATATTGGGTGGATTCTGAGGGAAGGGTGATATGGGGGATGAACCGTAGCCCGACTGAGATTGTAAGGGAGGCAAAGCGGTACCATTGCCGGGGCCCTGTGCTGGAAGCCAGGACCCACCGCGAGAGAGACCTGGGATGGCACCTGCCATGTACGCTTCGACGTCTACTGGCATGGCGGCGGATATCACTTAGCTATTCCTATACTGGGTGTCGTTCAGATCGACCAGATGCAAAGGAGGACAGTATGTCTAGTCGATTTGTTATTGAGATCGTTGGGTATGAACAGAGAAGTCCACACAGATTGACGTGGAAGCCGCTTGAATCGGAGTAGGCAGAGTTTGCACCGCCAATTTGGCCGTCTGATCTTCCAGCCTATGAAGGGAGTTCACCCAGAGTTATACAAGTAAAAAAAGAGGTCAGAGAGGATGGCAAATAGCGGAACTGAACAAGAAGGACCAGAGGACTTCGGGGCgatgtgagatgatatgGAAGGTTTGGAAATAGCCAAAAGAGTTAAAATGATGAAGGACGAAAACTTGAAAGCTAGTAATATCAAGAATACTGTATGCAGCGAAAGGTTTGTTAGAATGAAGATAAGACAGGCCGAAAGTCTGGACCTTTCGAGTCTCATTTCAAACGCCCACAACTCCGCCCGTCATATTGCACGATAAGAGATACAAAGGAGTGAGATAAGCCTGAGGCATTCAACGTCGCTACCTCGGGCAGAAAATGGTAGGACGGGAGAGTCGCTTCAAAGGATTATTATGTGTGATGATGCTTAGCCCATTGCGTGAGATGACGATTGAGATAAGCTCGAAGAGCCTTTGGAGATAAGAACGTGCGTGATGATAAGAACTCAATGATCTGCGATACATGCAGCATTGGAGGTACAAAGGACTGCCATGACGAAGGTTTCAGGCGTTATCAACACTCAATATACTCGTCACGTCGGTTACGGAACGTTGCTGCTGATCGACAGACTAAACCGCTATGTCCACTCATTGACTACCCGTTCAGACCATAGATGGTCACTTCGCCTGTGGCAGCATTGATCGTATGGTAGACGTTATGAAGGAAAGCTGATccgatgaggatgaagtccTTCGCAGCTATAGATATATATCAGTACGAATTAGGAAAATAATATCTAGTTGGAACATACGAGTCTCTTGGATTCTGAGGTGACACTGATCTTTGTCAGTATCAGTAGGCATGGCGTGGAGCATAGAAAAAGTGAGCGCtcgttcttgatcaatcttgCATTGCCCTCAGAAACCAAGCCGACCCACATGAGATCTTCCCACTTGATATCGAAAACTACACCGCCAAATTGAAGTGCAAGAGCGCTATCAGGATTGTCCGGACCTTTACAGGGTACCGATCGTAAGCCATTTGAGTCTTTTGGTGACCCGCCCAGAGCAGAGTAGATGGGATCCATCATCTGGAATATAGCACGGTGTCTCAGTTATACAAATTGAAACCACAATCAGAtgattcaactcaccaattCAGAGACCAAAATATTGGTTGTGCTAAATCGGAGCGATCAGTGAGTCCTGTCAGCACACGTTTTGACCTGCTCAGGAGTTATTGTTATGTACATACCCCGTATCAATGATGACCTCGATGTTTTGCATGTTCGTGCTCTGAGAAGTGATGGGTTGACCGTGGGAGATGAATGCATCCAAATTGACACGATACAATCcgtcttgatcttgcttCGAAAGCGTTACCTTCTTGTTCTGATCGGCATGTGCGTTGGAGTGGGGATTACCAAAGATGATCTCGCCTGGAGGTGTAATTTTCATCAGCTCCTGAAAACATGAGGACTTGGAGGAGAAACGTACTGCCGTCACCTTCTCGAGTAAGGTAAAATCCCACTTCCGGACTGGATATCATACCCCCCGATTGCATTAGCTCGATTGGTGTTGGCTGATTATCGATGGCATTTTTCTGATCAAAGCCATTAGTGCCGGAACGACCACAATCGGTTTCGCATCGAAGCATGAACACTCACGCTCATTGCGAGACCTAATATCCCACTACAAGATGAAAGCAGCTTGTTCAGTCAGGCCAcactgaagatgaggggatggagtTACGACGTACCTCATAAAAGTGCCATCGAAGCCTTCTACGTCCCTCGCGGCCAGGAGGGGGTATTGCGATAATTGGTATTGACCAATGAGCACATCAGTCTTCACGAGACATCCATACACTGAACCGCTCCCTATATGTTCGAATCTGAGATCAGAACATCAACTCCATATAACAGCTTACTCACCATATTTCTTGCTTTCTAGATTACACCTATCCGAAGTATGGACTAGAGAGTCGACCATACTCGCCTTGGTACAATTATCGCAGGGGTTAGCTGATACCCAGAGATCGGCGCTCCTATGTCATGTCGACTGATCAGTAAGTTCGTCTATGAATTGCGCTCAAATGAGCTCACCCAGTATCGACCTAGATATGAGAAACAGTCAGCCCCTAATCCATCAgcagaaagaggatgaactTACCAGAACAGGAACCGGTACCTTCCCTTCACCGACCAAGACGTCAAGGGTATAAGCTATACCTCCACTGGAATCAACGTTCATGCCTATGGAAGAGTCAGATCGTCTGTAATCGCTATGAAGGGCGGAACTTGATCCTGTATGATCACTTCTGATCGGAGGCGCATCATTCAAGAGCCGCCTGACAAGAGGACTTGAATCAGAATGGTGACGGGTCAATCTCAATGTCTCGGCCTGAGCACCGAGCACCGATAGTAGGGCCAGGAGAAGAGATGTGTGTCTGAATGGGGTGTACATgttgagaagggaagagCTTGTAGAGTGTTTTTGCCGGATTATTCATCCGATTTGGCGAGTTGTTGTGGATCAATATGAGTTGGGTGTGTGATGGGAGGTGAATGTGACTTGTGGACAGAAGTTTtggatggatttggattgtggtgggaggaaggtaaggTGATGGGGTGTTGGGGTGAACAAGAGTGCTTATGCGAATGGTCTCACTTTATACACATCATATCTGCTCAACCACTGACACTATGAGATGCACGAAACGTTAGTGCAATCCTGATACATTTGTTATCTTCCTGAGACATCTTGTAGGGCGCAAACTCCTTTCTCGCTGATATGTTTATGTTACATTGTTGATAAAAGGACTTTGATATCTGCTCAAAAGGTCGATACCGCCAAGCGGCGGAGCGGACTCAATGTCAGGACTTTACATAGGCTTACGTCTGGTCAGTGGGCCGTACCCAATCTCTATGCCTGATCAGCCGACTTGGCACATTTGACCAGAAGGTAAGCATTGGTATGGGCAGTCATATCTTCAGAACGGAACAGGGTATAATGAGAATGATTAAATCGTAATGACATTGAGGTGCGATGGCGATTTATGGTATGAAGTGTATACTCTCCAGAGTCCGAATTCCACTTTGACTGGTGATGGTGTGCTACTCCGAATCTGCGTGATTGCTACGAATTCTTGATGATGCGATACGCGGGGCTCACTGTTTGTGGCTGTGGGGACACTTACTACAACTGTTGCGTGCTTTTCAACGGTAATCGATTggctgatgagtttgattGAATTCGGAATCATGCCACGTGGTTtgaatgatggatctggAATAGCACGCCATACCCCGAGTATTTGGAAGATCAAGCATCAGCTCTCACTGAAAAAGTTGGGATTATTTCTTGTTGACCATACATATTTCGGCTTTTACTagtcagactcacctttcatCGCCATCGTAGCGTCGATAatctatcaacccatcttcattcctcacatcctcttcatcttctgttTTTTGTGTAAAGCATCGTGCTCGTTTCTGCACGCTCACTCGATCTATCTGTAGTACTACCTTTGTAATTTACCATCAAAAAACAAACATcctttcaaggtgagtcaatcGAAAACCTCCACTTGAATAGTTCACGCCGCTGACTTGCAATCACAGATGTCCACCTCTTTACTCTCCGCCATCTCAAGCCTCCCTTCTACCTCGTACCACCACCCGATCGCCACCGTGCCATCGGGAtcgatcaagctcaacccttaccttcctatccctcaaGCCTCTGGCAGCGTCACCGTTCTCTTCACCAACCCTACCTTCCTGCCTTCCGTCCCCTCCGCCTCTCTCAAGCGAACAGTAGTTCAAGTGGTAGATGCTGAAGAGGTCGTCACTCCCCGAGCGGCCAAATCCTTGTCGCTGATAAGTAGGACCGCACAAGAAGCTTACGATCATTCTTTACTCGCCCTTAGATTGgctcaagatgatgatgctctgGTATATCATTTCATCGCATCTGGTTTAGATGGATCGGTGCAGCAAGTGGAAGACGCCAAGTCATGGTTGAGCGAGCCTCTAGGATCGCCAAACCCTACGAACGGTGATGCTAATGGAGAGGATACCGATGAACTTCTCACATTATTCGAAGcgatctccctctcccttctcaagCTTACCAGACGGGCTCAGCGATCGTTCGTTCACCAAAAAGGAGAATCCTCCAAACTCATCGtcaacttccttccctcATCCGTTGAAGCCGACAACGCCATCGACGTTGTCCTTGCTATCCCCGCTCCCAAGGAGAAGCTTCGATCGTCTCTCACTGGAGTACAAGAAGTCGTCGTAGTGGAAGGTGGCAACGGGAAATACGGAGCTGGTTGGGCATCAGTTGTAGACGCTTTGGAAGGTTCCGATGTTAACATCCGATCTGTGTTAGTCGCTGGGGATGTTCCCTCTTCGGACATCTCATCCGCTCTctcgtcatcctcccccATCACCCGATTAGGTAAACCCGCCATTCACTCGATaccatcttcgtccgtcgccatcccatcccctgaATCCAGCTACACTTCACTTCTCGCCTCGTCTCCTACCCCCTTGGAGATCCTCAAcgacccatctcatcttgccGCCAACGAGTCTACCTCCCCTCTTTACGCCTTCGGTAAAGCCGTGGCTCTTCGAAAGGAACGGGCTAGACTCGTCGAATTAGCCAAGAAAGTCCTCAAAGCTTCCAATACTAGAGAAGAGGTACACGAGGCTCTTTCCGCTTGGTTGATCGTCCGAGATGAGCAAGGTGCCGCTGCAGCAGGACAGAAGGTAGCTCAAGTGGTCGGCGCAGGTGACAGTGCAGATGAGAAAGAGCTCGCTCAACTCGGTGAGAAAGGTCACTGGGAGAAACGAGCTCTTTGGATCGTCATCTCCAACTCTTGGGCTGTCGATCTCGCCTCTTCTGGTCTCCACCACGCTCTCGCCTCTGGTCTCGACATCAACCTTTTGGTTTACGAGACCGcttcatcccccttctcacctAATGCTCCCGCTCAACCACCCAAAGAACGAAAGAAGGATCTCGCCCTTTATGCTCTCAACATGGGTGATGTGTACGTCGCCTCCGTAGCTATCTACGCCGACTATGCCGGTGTCATCAACGCCATGCGAGAAGCCGAGAACTACTCTGGTCCTGGTCTTGTTCTTGCCTACCTGCCCTggggagagaaagaagatggtgaggttgtttcagagaaagagaaagctggTCCTCTTGAACGACTGAGAGAGACCAAGCGAGCCGTTTCCGGAGGATGGTGGCCTATGTTCAGGTGGAACCCATCTCTCGCTGATGAGAAACGATTCACCCTCGATTCGTCCTATATCAAAGCTGCGCTTTCAGAATTCCTCGATCGAGAATCTCATTTATCccagctcaccctctctcaaccatcCATCGATGCTTCcgtcacctcctccgtcgGTACCGATCTGGTTGCTgcgagaaaggagaaagctcGAAAGGCCTATGACGCTTTGCTCAACTCCCTTGATGGTCCCGGTCTTTTAGTCCTTTACGCTTCCGATGGCGGAAACGCCGAGAAAGTTGCCAAGCGATTGGTCGGTCGTGCTAAAATGCGTGGTGTCGGTGCTTCTCTTCGAGTCCTCGACGAAATCGCTCCTTCGATCGTAGACTCATTGGCCGAGGAGAAGAACGTTCTTGTTCTCACCTCTACCGCTGGTCAAGGTGAAGCTCCCCAAAATGGTAGAGAGTTCCACAAAGCTCTTGGAAAGCTCTCAGCATCCGACAAACTTGCTGAAACCAAGATCACCGTTTTCGGTATGGGTGACTCCCACTATTGGCCACGACCTGAAGATGCCGGTTACTACAACAAGCCTGCCAAGGATTTCTTCCCCCGACTTCTTGCCCTCGGATGTGCCGAACTCTGCCCATTAGGTCTTGGTGATGACTCCGATCCCGATGGATACATGACTGGCTACAAGCCTTTCGAAGCTGGTCTATGGAGAGCTTTAGGCGTAGACAGTGTCGAAGTTGccgaggagaaagaggaggttgttgCCAACGAGCACATCAAGATCGCCTCTGATTACTTAAGAGGTACCATCTTGGAAGGCCTTGAAGACAAGACTACCGGTGCTATCGGCGCTTCTGATGCTCAGCTGACCAAGTTCCATGGTACCTACATGCAGGTTAGTAGTTCTCGTCCAACGGAAGTCACGATGACGCTAATTGCTTAAACTCCCAGGACGACCGAGACATCCGAGAATCACTCAAAGCTCAAG encodes:
- a CDS encoding sulfite reductase (NADPH) hemoprotein, beta-component, giving the protein MSTSLLSAISSLPSTSYHHPIATVPSGSIKLNPYLPIPQASGSVTVLFTNPTFLPSVPSASLKRTVVQVVDAEEVVTPRAAKSLSLISRTAQEAYDHSLLALRLAQDDDALVYHFIASGLDGSVQQVEDAKSWLSEPLGSPNPTNGDANGEDTDELLTLFEAISLSLLKLTRRAQRSFVHQKGESSKLIVNFLPSSVEADNAIDVVLAIPAPKEKLRSSLTGVQEVVVVEGGNGKYGAGWASVVDALEGSDVNIRSVLVAGDVPSSDISSALSSSSPITRLGKPAIHSIPSSSVAIPSPESSYTSLLASSPTPLEILNDPSHLAANESTSPLYAFGKAVALRKERARLVELAKKVLKASNTREEVHEALSAWLIVRDEQGAAAAGQKVAQVVGAGDSADEKELAQLGEKGHWEKRALWIVISNSWAVDLASSGLHHALASGLDINLLVYETASSPFSPNAPAQPPKERKKDLALYALNMGDVYVASVAIYADYAGVINAMREAENYSGPGLVLAYLPWGEKEDGEVVSEKEKAGPLERLRETKRAVSGGWWPMFRWNPSLADEKRFTLDSSYIKAALSEFLDRESHLSQLTLSQPSIDASVTSSVGTDLVAARKEKARKAYDALLNSLDGPGLLVLYASDGGNAEKVAKRLVGRAKMRGVGASLRVLDEIAPSIVDSLAEEKNVLVLTSTAGQGEAPQNGREFHKALGKLSASDKLAETKITVFGMGDSHYWPRPEDAGYYNKPAKDFFPRLLALGCAELCPLGLGDDSDPDGYMTGYKPFEAGLWRALGVDSVEVAEEKEEVVANEHIKIASDYLRGTILEGLEDKTTGAIGASDAQLTKFHGTYMQDDRDIRESLKAQGLEPAYSFMIRVRMPAGVCTADQWLHMDRISDEHGNGTFKLTTRQTFQFHGIIKSHLKPAMQAINRSLLDTIAACGDVNRNVQCTVNPAYSKTHKAVYDFSVAISEHLLPSTNAYHEIWLDKKKVYGDATQAFSADHEPLYGPYYLPRKFKIAVAVPPDNACDVFTNDVGFIAIVENDEVIGYNVSVGGGMGVTHGNKKTYPRLGDVLGFLKPEDGTKVAESIMLVQRDHGNRQDRKNARLKYTVDRLGVAKFKSLVEERWGKKFAEARPYEFTSNLDKYGWAQGHDGKWHFTMFIENGRIEDSSRHQFKSGLQEIAKVHKGNFRLTANQHLILSDVDEADLEEIKRLLAKWGLDNIDHSGVRLSSSACVAFPTCGLAMAESERYLPLLIDKVEKICEEAGVRNDDLVMRMTGCPNGCARPWAAEVAFVGKAPGSYMMMLGGNHNGTRLNKPFIESATEPEILAVLKPMIKRWALERNDGERFGDWTVRAGYIKPTTHGTNFWENGFPTANQAAQAITA